Genomic segment of Saccharomycodes ludwigii strain NBRC 1722 chromosome VI, whole genome shotgun sequence:
GTTCATTTAATTGTTAGCGTATCACTTTTATAGATTATATGCTACGATGATAAACCAAGGcctaaaaatattgatattCTATCTGCGTTCAAGTTCTATAGACATTAATACATACccgttttttttctttcttcctCTATAACTTAGTACTTTCCTCTATTTATCCTCTCCTCCCCTTTCTGCAATGTAAGAATGCTACTACTAGTGATAGTAAGATCGCAACGTTtagatttaataaaatagacGTGTAgttgttaataattattttccatAAAAGCATTAAATTACATTTTTAAACGTAGTAACATTTATAGATAGctgttaataaatttacagTACCACTAAAACCAGTCCATATGATATAGAATTCAGAATGGTACCAATTACAACTTTCCACTAAAAGGTACCACATTGTAGAAAGACAATATTACCACATGCCCATGATACCAAGTTATCAGTTACTTCTGTCTTCAAccatattcttttttttttttttattgaaattcGGGTACTTATAAAATCAGGTAAATAGGTGAAAATGCATAATGCAAGACATCAATACCAATATCAGTGTAAATAGCCGTATATCTCACATACAAACATATTGGTATGGAAATGatgattaataatataagtgaacaatttattttttgatgaaaTAGAGGTTGTTTGTTcataactaaaaaaaaaaaaaaaaaaaaaacaatcattttctgtaatttttcttttcaacaaacaataatagattAACAGTGGAAGCCAAACAATTTTAGTCAGTATTACAGTTTCATTTTTAGCAGCacttgattttatttacgAGCTAAAAAtacattattgttgttacgAGTGTAACAACTAACAATTCAAGCAGTTCAatcacttttatttttctccTATTGATATCTTCGTGcattttctatttattttaagaagaaaattaactttaattttttattatatttatcttCCTGTCTTCccttaaacaaaaaaaaaaaaaaaaaaaaatacaagaaACATTCACAATTTCTAATATTTCCTGGTGCCTTTCCCATTGTTATGGATTATCTTTATTGAAGGAGCATAAATTAAAGTTTATATAACACAAAATAacaaaggggaaaaaaaaaaaaaaaaaaaagaaaaaaatccttgtaaaaaatatataaagtaTGAAAGTctttccaaaataaaaatgtacagcaaaaaaaaaaaaaacccaaTATTCTgattataaagaaaaaattaacataCAGGGCTGCCTATAAGACGAATTCAAATAatggaaaagaaattaacaCAGAAAACAAGATTACAAGATAATTTTGCTTCTAATCAACATGTGATCTGAGCCACATATTCTTTTCCAATAGTAATCTTtgtattctttattttctactGACCTTGAGACTTTTCACTCtttgtaaaaatttatttccaCTGCCATCCTTTTTAGCAGCTCTACTGCCATCATTAAAACGGACACCCATATAAACATCCTCATCTTCATTATTCCTGCCATCTGGAAAGGTGGAAACATaagtattagtattattctTAATCGGTGATGGACTGCCACCTCTCACAGAATTATATCCATGACCGGTAGGGATTCCATTTATATTGCCATTCATTCTGGTATTCATCTGTGTATTAGGTGCCGTTCGCCTGTTGGTGCCATGAAAATCAGCTTCATAGGTATcatcataatcataatcatcatcatcatcatcactatTCCTATTAATTAAGGCTGCAGAGGCAGCGCCTTTTAATCTTTGActtaatgatttttttctacCTAAAGTTTCATGCCTTCTGTGTCTCATATCCTCTTTAATAGCCAGCGGAGCAGCTGGTGCACCGTCTAAAAATGTGGTCGACCCCAACCCTTGAGAGGTTGGTCCATGAATTAACTGTACTTTCTGTTTGGTGTCAAACTGCCCAACATCTGATCTGTTTTTAATAGCATCCAAGGTATCAGAGCTTGAAGTGCTCATCATGGCTCTTGGTGGAATCAAGATTTCGCCGTTTCCACCACGCTTGGCCATATTATCAGTGGAATACACcacatcatcttcatcatcatggTTTTCAGTACCAAACATTTGATTCATTTTGGTGTTATAGGAGCTCAACGGGCCACCTTTTATAGTTGAATTTGGACCATCCTTAGGGAAGGCCAAAACTGGAGCAGTGgtggtatttttattacgaTGAGGCGTACATGCGTCAAACGGACCATCATGATGGAATGCACCACCAAATAGCGCTGTAACGTCTAACTTATCAATTGTGTCAACATTTTTGGCAATTGGtccctttttctttgacTTACGGCTTTTAGAACCACCACCAGTATCACTAGCACTAGGACGAGAACGGCTCCTGGAGGACGAAGAATGCTTTTCATTTCTTGGGTACGGCTTTCTACTTTTAGCTATTTCATCATAAGAAGGCGGCAAATCATCTTTGGGGCTTGAATTCGGTTTAACATTATAAGGGTTTATTCTATTCCTTGTGCGGTATCTATCATTTATAGGTTGTTGATCTTTTgtatcttcttcttcttctaagTATCTCTCTCTTAATCTatccttttcttctttagcGGTTAACCTAGCAgaggaggaggaagaagaagaagccGGTGGTATATACTGGGGTGGTTTAGTGGAAACAGTTTCTCTTTCATCAACAAATGGATtataattgttattttggGTTCTTACTGTTGGTGAATAACTTCTAACTGTATTGCTGTTAtaaatagtattattattattgctcATATTGAGTAttaattttccttttttctttttttttttttttttttctcttcttcctttagatatgatttattaaaaataggaaaaagaaagtgaGAAAggagaaataaaaatgttgtAATAATTGTTAGTATTGTGATGACAAAGAAACAATGTATAGATTTGAAAGGAAAATAACTTGAAAAACttgcaaaaaaagaaggattGTGAGTgggtatatatatatatatataatgtatatattaagTGACGCACATTTGGCAATAATAGAAATGTATCAACAGGTGGCTATAAATCACAATTAATGAtaagggaaaaaataaaagtaaaaattatattttatttaaaggctgaaagaaacaaaatgctctttcttttcaactttctaaaaataattttttttttggttttttttttggaggGGGggggcaaaaaaaaaaaaaggccgAGACCTCCCCtctcaaaataaaacccaCACCTTTTATGACGTATCCCTTTCCCTTTCCCCCGATATCCTAATTAGGAAATATAATTCTCATCCTATATTATCACGTGATATCACATCCGTACATCTCTTTTGCTTttgcttaaaaaaaaaaaaagttaactTGGTATTTCCAATTCAAATCCAATTACATCCCATATAAATAcagataaaataacataCTTTCTTCTTAATCCACCACTAGGAGATGGTGTATTGCTACCACCActattactactattattaaaaaatacagAATTAGGTGTTCTAACATTATCAATTGGTGAATGCGATGAAttcatattattactattattttcaaaacttaTTGTCGATCTATTTCTTTGTGTATTCAAttctaaattattaacattatgttgttttatattgttttttctaATCCAATTTTGGTAGTCCTTATCTGAGTCATATTGGTTACTATTAGAACTGTCTaattcttgttgttgtgcTGCCATTCTAAATGGATTGTTCATCGAATATGGTCTACTATTACTACTGTTTGTAGTCCCAGTCCTGAGAAAACTtggctgttgttgttgttgttggtacgacattattaatagaaaaACTATTAGTTACTTAactatacatatatatatatatatgcaaACAATACGTTAGGAATGTGGTGATGACGatgctatttttttgttgatttttaattcatttcAAATCTTGCTCGAATACAGTAAGCAATAActaattgataaaaataataaatctcCTATTTTTACAATTGGTGCcaaccaaagaaaaagaaaataagaaagcaagaaagggaaaaatgaaaaaaaaagaaaaaaaaaaaaaaaaatagtaacaaaaataagaagcaaaaaaatttactcTTTTTGTCCgtggaaagaaaaaaagaaaagaaaaaaaggaaaaaaagaaaaaaagaaaaaagaaaaaaccaAACGGGCAGAAACggaaaattggaaaaagcAGCAGCAAATATCGCTTctacaattaaaaacaaacacaaagctaatttatatttgataatCTCTactttttgttatatataatagtaatatacAATACATCAACAATCATCATCTTAAACTATTAAGTATGTCGAAATGGGAGGAGtcagggaaaaaaaaaaaaaaaaaaaaacaaaaaaaaacatatacaAGTATGTAATAACTTTGTTAATCATATATGTAAATATCTTTGAGTAAAAGTTTCATTATCAACTTTGTTGGACTTTCCAACCTTAATATAGTCCTCTTTATCCATTCTCTCCTTAATTTTCTTATGTAAAAACAACAGATAATTTTCTAAACTTTCCACCATTTCTATATTCTTAtcttcaaataaaatatcgtACTGCATCACATTGCTGTAATAATCATCATATTGAGGCCTTAGTGGTAGCACcttaataaaattacttTCCCGATGATAGTTACAAATACGTCTCCAATACAGCATCAAATTGCGTGCTTTAATGTTAATCGCAGTATCCAAAATAGGGAAAATACCACTCTCAATATGAATCTTACTAATATCATTGATATTTTCGGAAACCCCCAATAAATCTTGtaataacattttattagtattggTGTTAAACCAAATATAAACCAGATCACCTTGAAATATTACATAACACCCACCATCAATTAATTTGCGATAACTATTCCCTACGCTCAAACTAGAGATACTTTCCACACTCAACAAAGTGTCGTTTTCATCATAAAAGGTTAAATCATTTTCGCTCATCAAAGTGTGCAAAGGAATGATTTGCGGATAAAGCCTGTAATTCAATCTAGAGGGTGAACTGGTTAAGAAATCATAATACTGCACCACTCTTTCATTACCTCTAGTGGAAtgatttgtatttttcattagTTTACTACTTTCAAAAGCCAACATGTATGTAGGCAAGGTCTTTAAAGATTCTGGCAAAACCATTTGTGTATTCCCACCACCGGTTAATGCCCTATACTGAGTGAAAATGTCAACTAGTTTATTGTCTATGGTGTTGCGTACCTTACTATAATCCGAAGCATCCTCTCTCAAAGAGCGCAAAACATCTTTAACCATAATATTAACTATATTATCTTGGTTaacaaatttgaaaatttcaaaaatattactggAAACCGCACCTGTAGTATTGACAACcctaatttttctttcccccTTTAAATTTGTGTACAAAACAGCCGCTTGGAAATAACAGTCTTTACCATGTTTCAAAACATCGTCATcatatttcaataaaacaCTAATATTAGAAGTTTTGCTTAATATACTGGTAAAAGGTGGCTTATCACTTTCATCACTGCTTTCACTGTAATAGTTGTAAACGTTTAACCCATTAGAACATCTCAATTTCCACTGGGCTTGGTAGCCTACAGTATTAGAACAACTTGTCAAGTAATCATGACATAATTGAAACTCATCTTTGGCTGGCTGAAAATGAGGGTAATGTTTTAGGAAACCGCCAGTTAAGTAAGATGGGTAGCCAACAGTACACAAATCCATAAATCCGTCAGtggtaataaataaatcaatacCAACCGACTTTTTAAGCATCGCCCTGGATACTTTAACATAATATGGATTATCAcactttaaattttttttcaaattgtcatcctttttgaattttaaaGTACCTCTAGAATACATTGGCAGTGAGTTTAAAGAACACAAAACCTTCCCACCATTAGCAAACGTTGCCAAAGCCAATGTAGCAGCTTCTAAAGCAGGTCCATAACAAACTTCAACCTCAGTATTGTAGTTTTCAGACTTGGAAGAACAATGCTGTTGAAGCTTTTGTAAGGTGTCTTCAATAACATACATACCATCTGCGGGTGAGACAAATAACCCTTCGTAGAATGGAAGGAAAACACTACCCTCTTCATTGCCATTGTTTCTGGTGTCTCCATATAGGTCACCAACAATGAATTCTTGCGCTGTGTCTTGATGAGCagaaagtttaaaaaaatgcaaattCTTGTCAAAAGCCATAATACCCACTTTACAGTGTGGTTGATAGTGTGATATATATTCAATACTAGATCTAACAGCCTCAATCACACTTAAACTACTTTTATTTGCATTGGCAAATGTGGAGATATcaataaggaaaaaatagtGCAAAGGTTGATTCTTCCCGCCGTTATTGTCTGTAACATGATTATAGGCGTCTGGCGCATCAAATTCGTAAAAACCTTGTGTGATTGGAGGTGGTTGAAATTGCAATGGATTGTTTGTTTTAactttacaaaaattacatTGATATGTGTTTTCGtaattaaatttgaaatgCGGATTATTATAAGCCCGGCATCTATTACAACGTAATAACCCGATATTCTGTTCTATGGTAGGAATAGCATTGGTATTGCTCGAATTTCCATCGGTACCGTCAAAGGCCTCTTCGTTGTCAAACCcattactgttattaccattactattattgctatCAACAGTGACTAGTGTGGATATATCAGCAAAAGGTTGCATCACAACACCTAAGGGTAATTTAGTAGCACTTCTCAACTGCTCATCTTTAGGCACATTATACATCGTCAAGCTCATTAGTCTTGGATCACAAGAACCAGTGTCAAGGCCATAGAATTCAGTAGTTTTCAATGGCAAGACAGAATCACGCGTAGTATCAAAAGTCTTGTACAAATATTCTTGTTGATTAACTAATCTTTCTGTGGGTAAATCATAATTTGTGGTATTGGTAGTAGGAGTATTTGATGCAACGGGAG
This window contains:
- a CDS encoding Pal1 family protein (similar to Saccharomyces cerevisiae YDR348C | PAL1 | Pears And Lemons (paralog of YHR097C | putative protein of unknown function)), giving the protein MSYQQQQQQPSFLRTGTTNSSNSRPYSMNNPFRMAAQQQELDSSNSNQYDSDKDYQNWIRKNNIKQHNVNNLELNTQRNRSTISFENNSNNMNSSHSPIDNVRTPNSVFFNNSSNSGGSNTPSPSGGLRRKYVILSVFIWDVIGFELEIPRKLILNMSNNNNTIYNSNTVRSYSPTVRTQNNNYNPFVDERETVSTKPPQYIPPASSSSSSSARLTAKEEKDRLRERYLEEEEDTKDQQPINDRYRTRNRINPYNVKPNSSPKDDLPPSYDEIAKSRKPYPRNEKHSSSSRSRSRPSASDTGGGSKSRKSKKKGPIAKNVDTIDKLDVTALFGGAFHHDGPFDACTPHRNKNTTTAPVLAFPKDGPNSTIKGGPLSSYNTKMNQMFGTENHDDEDDVVYSTDNMAKRGGNGEILIPPRAMMSTSSSDTLDAIKNRSDVGQFDTKQKVQLIHGPTSQGLGSTTFLDGAPAAPLAIKEDMRHRRHETLGRKKSLSQRLKGAASAALINRNSDDDDDDYDYDDTYEADFHGTNRRTAPNTQMNTRMNGNINGIPTGHGYNSVRGGSPSPIKNNTNTYVSTFPDGRNNEDEDVYMGVRFNDGSRAAKKDGSGNKFLQRVKSLKVSRK
- the SFB3 gene encoding Sfb3p (similar to Saccharomyces cerevisiae YHR098C | SFB3 | Sed Five Binding), which gives rise to MNELPQNISNLSLNSPQQPGNDRPASTHTRKKKPARAYYNLNGNNTSVSSLSINNSAGTTTPIINSMSGIMNNNGSSQRIITPVASNTPTTNTTNYDLPTERLVNQQEYLYKTFDTTRDSVLPLKTTEFYGLDTGSCDPRLMSLTMYNVPKDEQLRSATKLPLGVVMQPFADISTLVTVDSNNSNGNNSNGFDNEEAFDGTDGNSSNTNAIPTIEQNIGLLRCNRCRAYNNPHFKFNYENTYQCNFCKVKTNNPLQFQPPPITQGFYEFDAPDAYNHVTDNNGGKNQPLHYFFLIDISTFANANKSSLSVIEAVRSSIEYISHYQPHCKVGIMAFDKNLHFFKLSAHQDTAQEFIVGDLYGDTRNNGNEEGSVFLPFYEGLFVSPADGMYVIEDTLQKLQQHCSSKSENYNTEVEVCYGPALEAATLALATFANGGKVLCSLNSLPMYSRGTLKFKKDDNLKKNLKCDNPYYVKVSRAMLKKSVGIDLFITTDGFMDLCTVGYPSYLTGGFLKHYPHFQPAKDEFQLCHDYLTSCSNTVGYQAQWKLRCSNGLNVYNYYSESSDESDKPPFTSILSKTSNISVLLKYDDDVLKHGKDCYFQAAVLYTNLKGERKIRVVNTTGAVSSNIFEIFKFVNQDNIVNIMVKDVLRSLREDASDYSKVRNTIDNKLVDIFTQYRALTGGGNTQMVLPESLKTLPTYMLAFESSKLMKNTNHSTRGNERVVQYYDFLTSSPSRLNYRLYPQIIPLHTLMSENDLTFYDENDTLLSVESISSLSVGNSYRKLIDGGCYVIFQGDLVYIWFNTNTNKMLLQDLLGVSENINDISKIHIESGIFPILDTAINIKARNLMLYWRRICNYHRESNFIKVLPLRPQYDDYYSNVMQYDILFEDKNIEMVESLENYLLFLHKKIKERMDKEDYIKVGKSNKVDNETFTQRYLHI